The segment GGTGCCGACGATTATCTGGTAAAGCCGTTTGCCTTCGCTGAGCTACTAGCGCGTGTCCGGACACTACTTAGGCGTCCTGCTGTTCAGCACTCTGAAAATAAGTTGCAGATCTCTGATCTTGTACTGAATTTGCCAAAACGGCGTGTTACACGTTCTGGGAAACTAATCCAGTTGACTAACAAGGAATTTTCTTTGCTAGAATTGCTGGTGAGAAGGCAGGGTGAAGTGTTGCCCCGCTCTCTTATTGCCTCACAAGTGTGGGACATGAACTTTGACAGCGACACGAATGTTATCGATGTCGCTATTCGCCGATTACGTTCTAAAATTGACGATCCCTTTAAGTCAAAATTGATTCACACTGTCCGTGGAATGGGCTATACGATAGAGGATCTTAGCGAAATTTCTGATGATTAATGGTCGTCCCGCATCTCTGGTTCTCCGAGTCACAGTACTGGTGGGTATTGCGACCATTGGTAGCCTATTAGCCCTCGGAATCTTTGTGCAACGCTCAATTGCACTCCACTTTGTTGAACTGGAAACTGAAGAGCTCCGGGTGATATCCGAATCGGTGCAATCTACTTTGAATTCGTCAACGGCGAACAAAGGTGCTTCTGAATTGGCAATCGATCTGGAAGGGGCAGTGTCTGGTCACCACGGGGTCTATTTTCTGGTTGCCGACGACAAAAATTCCCTAGTCTATGCAACGCCAGGTCCGGATTTGATATCT is part of the Gammaproteobacteria bacterium genome and harbors:
- a CDS encoding heavy metal response regulator transcription factor, translated to MKILVVEDEAKTGNYLKQGLTESGFSVDLARTGLDGHHLARTGSYDLVILDVMLPDIDGWKIVSSIREAEDNTPVLFLTAKDSVEDRVKGLELGADDYLVKPFAFAELLARVRTLLRRPAVQHSENKLQISDLVLNLPKRRVTRSGKLIQLTNKEFSLLELLVRRQGEVLPRSLIASQVWDMNFDSDTNVIDVAIRRLRSKIDDPFKSKLIHTVRGMGYTIEDLSEISDD